CTGACCATTTCAGACAGATAGACCAAGCATCCCGCTTGGTTACTGAATTGAGTAATATGAAAAATAATATCGTCACATGATTCAAACATAACCTTTAAGTTATCAATATTTTGCATAAGAGAAGAAGAGAGTGAATTTGAAAAATCACTTTCGTGAATGATCCTATTTTTTGAAAACGATCCTGTCATGAGCCAAACACCTCCTAAACAATACGTTTTCCTAAGAGGTATGTAATTATTCAAAAGTGTAGAAATCATACATTGAAGAATTTGCTAAATAAATATGGAGGCTAACACAAGTTAAGCTAAAAGGAGAGATTGGTGAAGAACAAGCTTGGAATTGAACAGGACAAAGGGGGATGGATCTTATTAATGTGCCTTCTCTCATTCGAAATATAGTTGGTTTCAGTGTAAGGTGTATCATCAAAGTGTTCATTATTAATTTTAGCATTGTTTATGGTCCTTCCATCATAAAAATAAGTAAGGAGGATTCATATTATGAATTTATTAAAGAATAAACTGGCCCTTTTTTCACCAATTATTGTTTTGGTAGTGGTTATCATCTTTGGTCTAACAATTGCTCCAACCCTAAATCCAACACCTAAAAACGTACCCATAGCTATTGTAAACGAAGACATGGGGGTAGATGTTCCCAATCAAGGAAAATTGAATATGGGAAAAACAATATCAGAAAAAATCAAGGAAATGTCCAATCCAATACCTGAAAAAGAACCAGTTGTTAAATGGATTTCTGTAAGTAGCTATGAAAAAGTGAAGAAGGGTTTAGATAATAAGGATTATTATGCAGCATTCATTATTCCAAAAGATTTTAGTTTGAAACAAGCTTCACTTCGAACTCCAAACCCTGCTACTCCTGAGGTTAAAATAGTGATAAATCAAGGAATGAACACAATGGGTGCCACAATGGCTGGGCAGGTGTTAAATGGGGTTGTTGACAATCTAACTAATAATATCCGTACAGAAATAGTAGCAGGGTTTGAAAAACAAGGCCAGCCATTAACAACAAAACAGGCTGCTACACTAGTGGCACCGATTGCTAAAAAAGTAACAAATGTAAATGAAATTGGAACTCATAGCGCAAATGGAAATGCACCTATCTCCTTATTCCAACCACTTTGGATCGGTAGTATAGCTGGAGCAGTTATCCTATTTTTGATGATGAATAAATTAGTTTTTGCGGATCGAAAAGAAAAATTCATGAACCTATGGATACAGATTTGTACAGGGGCTGTCATTGCTCTATTTGCTGGATTTGGCTTGACATGGATTGCTGACACATTAGGAATGAATATTCAAAAATTTACAGATACTGCCTTATTTTTAGCGATTGCATACTTCAGCTTTTTCTTAATGATTACGGCTGTTTTATCGTGGTTGGGTATTAAGGGGATTGGAATCTTTGTGATTATTCTATTCTTCGGGGCGCCACTTTTAGCGATGGCACCGGAGTTTATGTCCCCATTTTACCGTGATTGGATTTATTCTTGGTTGCCAATGCGTTTCATGGTTGAAGGAGTGCGAGAGTTATTCTACTTTGACAAAGGGTTAAGCTTTAATCATGCTACATCTGTTTTACTATGGATCGGCATCATCAGTCTTATCGTTACACTTGTTTCCGGTTTAAAATCGTGTTCTATGAGCACGGTTAAAACAAAAAAATATAACATGTAAAGCCGTGGTTAGTTTTTAACCTTGGCTTTGTCTTTATAAAAAATAAAGCTTGTCTAGAATAGAGTTAAAAAAGGGAAGTGTTCACTAATGTCTGTTGGAAAGAGTGCGTCATAAGAAAGGAAGGATTAAGGATGGAACTTCAAGTTGGGCTCGATGTCGGTTCGACAACGGCAAAGCTAGTGGTGTTAAACAACCAGAATGAAATCATCTTTAAATCATACCAACGACATTTTTCTGATATTAAAAATACAACATTAAAACTTTTGAACCTGGTTGCTGATCAATTCCCACATGCAAAGCTAAAAATGAATGCAAGTGGTTCATCGGGGATAGGGCTTTGCGAACTTTTGGGAATTCCTTTTATCCAGGAGGTGGTCGCCTGTACAGAGGCAGTCAAATCAACGGACCCAAATATCGATGTAATTATTGAACTTGGCGGTGAGGATGCCAAGCTAATCTATTTATCAAATGGATTGGAGCAACGAATGAATTCGGCCTGTGCCGGGGGAACAGGGGCATTCATCGATCAAATTGCATCACTGCTGAATACGGATGCTGAAGGGCTGAACCTACTTGCTAGCGCAGCTGAGAAAATCTACCCGATCGCTTCAAGATGTGGTGTATTTGCGAAAACGGATATTCAACCGCTTTTAAATGAGGGGGCAAGAAGAGAGGATATTGCTGCCTCAGTGTTTCAAGCTGTTGTCAATCAGACAATTGGGGGGCTTGCCTGCGGACGCCCGATTCGTGGGAATGTCGCCTTTCTAGGTGGCCCACTGACATTCCTAAATCAATTAAGGCATCGATTCATCGAAACGTTGCATTTAAAAGATGAGCATGTACTGCATAGCCAAAATGGACATTATTATGTTGCGATTGGAGCAGCACTTGAAAGCGAACGAAATGATTCAATAGATATTGAAGAGCTGATCCAATTATTATCCGAATTGAATAACATGAAAGCTCCCACTACATCCCACCAACATAATCCGCTTTTTTCAACTGAATCTGATTTTCTCTCATTCCAAAATCGCCATAAGAGTGCAAAGGTAAAAAAAGAGCCCCTCGCAACCTATCAAGGAAATGCCTTCTTAGGGGTAGATGCTGGTTCAACAACGACAAAAATGGTCTTAATCGGTGAAAATGATGAAGTGTTGTATAGCTTTTATGAAAAAAATAAAGGTGATCCGGTTACTACTGCAAGAATGGGATTACAGAATCTTTATGAGTCCATTCCCGACAAAGTAAAGATTGGCTATTCTATGGTGACCGGTTATGGGGAAAAATTAATCCAAGCAGCTTTTCAAATGGATGATGGTGAAATTGAGACGGTTGCACATTATCAAGCCGCGAAAAAATTCCAGCCTGATGTTGATTTTATTTTAGATATTGGCGGACAGGATATGAAATGTATCAAGATCAAGGATGGGGTCATTGACCGGATCATTTTAAATGAAGCTTGTTCGGCCGGTTGTGGATCATTTTTAGAAAATTTCTCAGAGTCATTAGGGTTGAA
The Neobacillus sp. PS3-40 genome window above contains:
- a CDS encoding DUF3533 domain-containing protein, with protein sequence MNLLKNKLALFSPIIVLVVVIIFGLTIAPTLNPTPKNVPIAIVNEDMGVDVPNQGKLNMGKTISEKIKEMSNPIPEKEPVVKWISVSSYEKVKKGLDNKDYYAAFIIPKDFSLKQASLRTPNPATPEVKIVINQGMNTMGATMAGQVLNGVVDNLTNNIRTEIVAGFEKQGQPLTTKQAATLVAPIAKKVTNVNEIGTHSANGNAPISLFQPLWIGSIAGAVILFLMMNKLVFADRKEKFMNLWIQICTGAVIALFAGFGLTWIADTLGMNIQKFTDTALFLAIAYFSFFLMITAVLSWLGIKGIGIFVIILFFGAPLLAMAPEFMSPFYRDWIYSWLPMRFMVEGVRELFYFDKGLSFNHATSVLLWIGIISLIVTLVSGLKSCSMSTVKTKKYNM